The Pongo abelii isolate AG06213 chromosome 21, NHGRI_mPonAbe1-v2.0_pri, whole genome shotgun sequence genome has a window encoding:
- the LOC100436882 gene encoding large ribosomal subunit protein bL35m-like: MAASAFAGAVRAASGILRPRNILASSTYRSCVKNASLISALSTGRFSHIQTPVVSSTPRLTTSERNLTCGHTSAILNRVAPMLPSVLKLPVISLTYFSTRKGKRKTVKAVIYRFLRLHCGLWVRRKAGYKKKLWKKTPARKKRLREFVFCSKAQSKLLDKMTKSFWKR; encoded by the coding sequence ATGGCTGCCTCTGCCTTTGCTGGTGCAGTAAGAGCAGCTTCAGGAATCCTACGGCCCCGGAATATTTTGGCATCTTCAACCTACCGCAGCTGTGTCAAGAATGCCTCTCTTATTTCTGCATTGTCCACTGGACGTTTTAGTCATATTCAGACACCAGTTGTTTCCTCCACTCCCAGACTTACCACATCTGAGAGAAACCTGACATGTGGGCATACCTCAGCGATCCTTAATAGAGTGGCCCCCATGCTTCCAAGTGTCCTGAAGCTGCCAGTCATATCCCTAACATACTTCAGTACAagaaaaggcaagagaaagaccGTGAAAGCTGTCATCTATAGGTTTCTTCGACTTCATTGTGGCCTTTGGGTGAGGAGAAAGGCTGGCTATAagaaaaaattatggaaaaagaCACCTGCAAGGAAAAAGCGATTGAGGGAATTTGTATTCTGCAGTAAAGCCCAGAGTAAACTCTTAGATAAAATGACGAAGTCCTTCTGGAAGAGGTGA